The nucleotide sequence cctcaactactttctcacatccacagatgtcccaaaccaaaattcaaactcggccccaccgaaactgtctatccggcgccaccgagttcagttgtcatagccattgccacaaaccctagtatttttggtctcaccgatggggatctcggtctcaccgagatgggattgtaatctttctgtttcccttcgtaacatttcggtcaaaccgagatgagcgatcggtcccaccgagattgcaatgcaaactcactgtttccctttcttaacgtttcggtccaaccgagatgagcgaatcggtcccaccgagtttgcttgaccaactctctgtgtgtctattaccaaaatcggtctcaccgagattacgttatgccctaaccctaaccatatcggtcccaccaagttgacatgtcggtcccactgaaattcctaacggtcacattatttactaaatcggtccgaccgagtttcaggattcggtcccactgagtttggtaagttgtgtgtaatggttagattttgtgtggaggctatatatacccatccacccactcttcattcatggagagagccatcagaacatgcctacacttccaacatacattttctgagagagaaccacctatacttatgttgaggtcaagatattccattcctaccacataaatcttgatctctagccttccccaagttgctttccactcaaatcttctttccaccaaatccaaattctgtgagagagagttgagtgttggggagactatcacttgaagcacaagagcaaggaattcatcatcaacacaccatttgttacttcttggagagtggtgtcttctagattgcctaggtgtcacttgggagcctccatcaagattgtggagttgaaccaaggagtttgtaagggtaaggagatcgcctacttcgtgaagatctaccctagtgaggcaagtccttcgtgggcgacgaccatggtgggatagacaaggttgcttcttcgtgggtggagcccatccgtggactcgcgcaaccattacccttcgtaggttgaagtctccatcaacgtggatgtacgatagcaccacctatcggaaccacgtataaaaaatctccgtgtcaacattgcgtttgcctcctcaaactcctccctttaccttcatatacaattgttttacattccgttgttatactcttagaattgcatgtgtaggttgattgcttgacttgtgctaagttgctaaaatctgccaagaactaaaattgagaaaaggctagatttttatttggtcaagtagtctaatcaccccctctagacatactttcgatcctaatggtaataccaatgccacataTTCATTCTTTCTTTTGTGGGTATTTTTTCTACTTTTTTTATTCCAGTTTTCTGTTTCTATgtgtttttccttttcctttttactttacttttattggttattttttgttttttgtgggttgtagcttttgttttttgttttttgttgagTTATCTCTTTTCTTTATGCGTTTTTTGGGAAGTTGAGTGTGTGTAAATATATGCACACAAGTACTACATGTAAACATTATATTAGAGTATGGAAATTTCACTACTATATATTTCTTCTTATATATTATAAAAAGTGCAATTTTTGTACTAATCTTGACAAAAAATTTAGTTTTAAGTTTTTATTTCACTTTCTCTCttatttaagggtaataccaatggcactaattcattccttctttgAGACTTATTTTTTTATGTAAATTCTATTAGTATATGTTAGTTCTTGCATAGCTATAAAAAGTGCAATTTATATGGAAATTATGTGCGAATTTTATCAAGATTTATTTTTCATTactttcttcttaaagggtggtACCAATGTAGAAAATGCCAACGGAGGCCGAGCTCCAGGGAGCTCGgtattttgaaaaaatcaaaatttATATTTCAAAGTTTtagaaaaattcaaaacaaaattcCACGGTAACTTAATAGATTTTTGCACGAACGTATATGAAAATTATTTGAATTTGTTGTGATTTGTAGGCtgtacaaaaaaaacaaaaatccgGCCCAACAAAAAAAATATTGGCCCATTCTAGAAATACATTTTTGTCTTTTTTCTGTACGCCACGTGTGAAAGTATTTGGTTTTGAATTTTTGCACAGACGCAATACACATGTGTGAAAGTGTATAcaaacaatttcaaaaaaattcaccttgtggaaatttttattttgaaaaCGAGCTCCGTGGAGCTCGGCCTCTAAAAGCCCTCACCCGGTACCAATGCCACTACATCATTCTTTTTTAGAAAATATTTTTGTGCGTGTTTAAATAAGTATACATGCAAGTACTATAcaccatgtgtgtaaattatagtaCAGTGCGAAATTACAATATTATATGTTCGTTGTTTGCATATTACTAAAAGTGCAATTTCAGTGCAAACTTGTGTGCAATTTCATTATTCCCTATAAaactttattattttgattttgttttagttttttattttctttcttcataaagggtttcattcttccatagaaaactttattattttgattttgttttaatttttattttatttcattttctttctttagAGGCAATACCGATATCATTCCACTATTATAtctttattcttgcatattataaaaattcAATTTATGTATAAACTGCGTGCAAGTTttgtcattttttttgttttcttcttcttgaaAGGGAATGCTAATGCCGTTAATTCATTATTTCTTAGACAACTTCTCTTTTGATTTTTTTCCGTGTGTAAGTATACATGCAAGTACTATATAATATGTGTGTAAACTATACTAGACCGTGAAAATTgcactattatatgtttattctttgCGTATTACTCCCTCAATACCGGTGTGATTCAAATGTAATGTTATGTGCACATTTTTTACTTTCTTTATTTTAGTACCGGTGCTACTAATATATTCTTTCTTACAAAACTTCattatattaattttcttaattTTTATATCATATATAATTACTGATAACTTATAAAAACGTGTGTGTGCACTTATGTGTGATGCATGTACTCATTTCCATCCAGCAAAAAAGTTCAAATGCATGCATATACGTAGGACCCACCATTATAATGCATGACATGCGAACAATTGtttgaatgcatgcatgcatgtatccgCAGCCAAGCTTGCTCCCCATAGAATGAATTGTACGTAATAAAAAGAAAGTGACTGACCCTAAAAACAATCAGTCGACTGGCACGTACCTTTGAGTTCTCGCCGTCTTCATGCCGGTAGCTCCCGGATTTTGCGAGCGAATGTGGGGCGCATCAGGCATCACGCGACGTGTCCGGGCAAGCCTCCGCAGAGTCACACTTGACTTGAGGTCTAGGCACGTTGACCTCGAGCCAAGCAAAACCCATTTTACTTCTTCCCACAAGGACAAGGACCTCGAGCGCAGCAATCCTGGACCAAGCGTACGCGTTGATCAGTTTTGTCTGCTCGTCGTAGCGCCAATAACGCGTAGAGCACATGCATTCGATCTTACCCGATCGAGACATCCTGGAGCTCTTCTGTACATGTTCACGCATCGCCTTCCTTCCAGTCGTTGGTGCAACGAAAAGCAGGATCCAAGAGCACAGCAGTGCGCCGTAACAGGAAGCTAGCTAGGCCCGCTGGATGGAGGAAAATATACATGTTGGTCAACTAATTGTACAGTCATCGATACCCTTAACCGGTTAAGCGACGGGCTACGCATCATGTATGTGTATCCCGGAAGAACATGGGCAACTTGCTCATCACCGTGCACATTATTTGGTCAATGGTATAACTTGTTTGAATTGGTCAGAACCAGCTGCCAAGGCCATCAATGTCAGATGTCAACTCCAGCTCGAAATATGCAGCGTCCAGACGACCGGTCCGTCGTGCCCACTAGGAAGAACCAGTGGTCTGCCTTATCACTTGCAGATCAGAAACAAAAGATAACGTGTGTTTGAAGTCGTAAAACGCGTACGCGAGAGACGGAGAACGTGTGTCCAAATGGCAAAAGAGATTACCGCGAATGACCCGAGCTTCTGCGTTGGTACAAGTTTTCTTGAGCTGTCAACGAGCCGCTGTGTAGACAAATGGCCTGAGCTCAGTAACTATGTATAAATGAACGTGCATTACATCATAGACTTGCATAAATGCGTGATGGCCTTTGATTAGATGACCAGTTCAAGCTTTATCTCCCTAGGTCAAAAGGGGGAGAAAACACCAGCAACACACCTCACACTTAAGTAGTTTTTCACACGTAAACGTCGAAGGCTTCATTAGATTAGATGGTTGGCTCGTATTACTAGTATTGATTTAAACACTACCTACCTAATGATTTACTATCTCtgatcttagagcatctccaataaatgATGTAAATTTGGAGATGTAAAAATGGGTGTAGTACAATTTACATCATCAAAGAGTGCCTTTACATCTTAAAAAAGAgtcaactccaacagatgatgtatatTTGTGATGTAAACCTCCTACTCCAAAGATGATGTATATTTGGTGATGTAAACCTCCTACTCCAACAAATAATATTGTCGAACAGGTTGCATGCGAGGTGGAAGAAACCAGCCGGCGGCATTTCAGAGTGTTGATGGGCATCACAAAGCACATCTAGGGTGGGCAGTGCTGCTTCAACAGTCTATGGACGGCCGTGCGGCTGCCGGAGGACTCTGCTCGCAGCGATGCAACGGCGAAGACAACGACAGACAAACTGCCGGTTCATCAGGTTGCGGTGGTTGCATGGCTGTCCTACTAGCTTCAGCAGTGGGCAATGGCTACCAGGGATAGCGGACGTGAGCTGCTACGGCCATTATGACCGCCGAAGCTCAGGTGAACCTCCGAATCGGTCACGTGGTCGTCGGCGGGGCAGACTCAAATCGGCTGGTCGTCATCGGCTAGGGAGGCGCGACTGGCTGCGGGGATATCCCGCGGGTCGTGGCGGGGTCGGGGATGGACGGACGAGCGGCGGCGGCATTTCCGGTGGCAGAGGCGGGCGGTCATCGGCTAGGGCACGAGTGGCCGCGGGGATAGGTGGCGGGGTCGGGAATGGAAGGACGGGCCGTGGGCGACGGTGTTTCCGGCCAGAAATCACCAGCGGCGGAGGCGGACGGGCGGTAGGCATGCGGGCGGAAGGGAAAGAAGGCAGTTGGGTTGTTGGCGCACGACAGGCTGTTTTACATCACCTGGAGATGAAGATGCAAATTTGCATCTTcaagtgttgtattttacatcacttGGAGGAGGTGAtgtattgttttttttttgcatctACGTCATCTGTTGGAGGTGCTTTTTCAGGCCTTGGAGACGTATAAGTTAGttatttttgcatctatatcatctattgaagatgctcttaagTATAAGGTGTTTTGTCAGTTTGATTGCTGCCACCTTCTGACTATTTTTTTAGCAAACTTCACAAGTTTACACACGTGCAAATTATTACAATCAGGCCACTTTCGGCATAACCACAGCTTTGTCATGCACACCATCAGAACTTACGCCCACATGGCACAGGCACACTCGTTGAATATGTAGTTCTATAAGTGGCTTTGTGATAATACTTTCTTTTACATAGTTACTGAGCTCAGGCCATTTGTCTACACATCAAACTTGTACGCCCAACTTGTTCTTGTTTGTACTATGGTGCGACATCAACGATGGCCTAAATAAGATAACATAATTAAAACGAAAGTGAAATCCCGTTGACAAAGTTGCGGATCTTCACAAACGAAAGTGAAATCCATTAACTAATACGGGTTGTGTGCACAAGTGGCAGAATCACGCGACTTAGGATTCGAAGCAAGTGTTGGAAGATTCTGCCATCTCCAGCACACAACAAATATCCACTTGCTGCTTCTTGGAGAAGCCTAGAGAATCTTTGAGCAAAGTCTAATAAACTTAGTTATGATTTTCTTAACTAAATTTGTATTAAATGAAACAATGAATATTAATATTTTATATTAATTGTCTTGACAATTTTTGTTGTCTGAAGACTTACATTTTAGTGGCACTGCACAAAAGAACATGGCCAAGAGGTTTATGAAGTAGGAGAGAGATCGGTGAGAAAATATTTGTCGCTCTCAACTTTGTTAAGAGGCTCAACTGTGAAGTGTGTAGCTTTGGCTAGTATTCTCGAATTGTTGGTTCAAAATCTAGTTTGTTAAGAGGCTCAACTGTGAAGTGTGTGCCTTTGGCTAGCATTCTCGAATTGAATTTTGTTATGAAAAGcaatgtgcaaatgaatgattATGCATGTGCAGTCCTCAACATCATCCTCGAGGAAGCGAAGCTATGGGTCGCCGCGGGTGCGAAGAAACTAGGGAAAATTATAATATGATAGTAATTGCCATGCGGTGTTGTATGGACACTTGTAAAACTCCATTCCCCTCTTAATTAGTATATGAGGAAAATCTTTTACCCCGTTTAAAAAAATGATTATGCATGTATATTGTGTTCCTATTTTTCTGTCAATTTCGTTTGCATTGCTGGGAGCATACATAAATAAAGCGCATGCATGCAATGGTGAATAGAATCATTATCACTGAAAGGCTGGCAGTCATAACTAGTACAACATCACTTACTGGCTGGTTGCCCGGCCTGTGATTAGCAAGTCATCACTGATCCCGAGACACTGATCGGTTAGAAACTCGTCTGTGATGATACAATCTGGTTGGTCGGTGGTGTTTGGATCTGTAGTAGTGTGAAAGCTTTGTCCCGAGGGGGGTCAGTGCCGATGATCTTGATGACCGCAGGCGTCATTTTCTCCGTGAAGGCGTTGTCAAAGGGGTTCTTGACACTTGCCCTGGGTCACCTTGGCTCACGGTTGTTGGTTTGTGTTTGGTGGTGGAGTCTAGTTTTCATTTGGGTTTGCTTGAGTTCGTCGTCAGATTGTTTGCTTGATTGTCCCCCATTTAATCACGTAGTTGTGGTTTTCGGTCTagtttctatataaaccgggtCCACTTGATGATTTTCATTTCTTAATCAAATCACAGGAGCATCATGTGTACCCTTTTGATGATGTCCTTGAAAAAGTGAACAGCAAAGACCAATGAAATATGAAAATGTACACCAAGGCTTTTAGAAGTCATACTCTAGCCCCACCCTTAGAGTCTCAACCTTCTTCTAGGGTCATCTCAAAGGTTCTTAAGAATCCCATTAAGTATCCAACGGAAAAGGGAGTAAAAAAAGATCATGACATTGTAGTCAAGAATAAAAAATTACCTAATTACGGGCAACCTCCTACGAACCCCCCCTACGGACTTCCCCTCCACGACCTCCCACCAAACCCCTCTCCCTTGGATTTTTGTGTGTGCTCCTCCCCTCCAACCAGATGTTAACACCTCATCTTGTAATTATAAGCCTACAACCCTCCGACGAGATGTTAACACCTCATCTTGTAATTGTAATCCTACGATTAATCGTAGGTGTAGCAAAACTTGTGAAGAATACATCATCTGCAAGAAAACTACTGAATGCTTCGTCATGAAACGCTTCAAACTTTTTTTGTTTGAAAAAAGACATCTCTGATAATTATCAAGGAAAACATTTAATCAATACAATGTAAAGATAACAAGATACAAAATGGTttagaaaaataataatatcacATGGAGAATCATATTGGACTTCTATCTCCTTCGGTTGTACACCGTCCGTCGGAGCTTGAAAATTACATCGAACCAACAATACGGGAGACGCAAATATGCAAACATCATCGCCATACTATGTTTTGAAGACTGTGATAACCATTCACCGCTAGAAATGAGATCTACTAATCATCAAAGAACAATGAAGACCAAGAGACAAAAGGACTTCTAAGTCGACTTAAAACAAAATTGAAGTCAATTGAGACTTACGCAAACCCCGGTCGACTGGGAGCGACGGAACCAAAACGAGCACGGCACGCCATTGCAAGACAAACAAAAGGATCGACTGGCCATTTGTGGGATCAGAAGTCGTCCGGGCCAAAACCCACTGGTCCCCAATGTCTGGATGGCCCACTCGTGGATGGTACCGATAAAACCAAGAGACATTTCGGCCGCACCGTACCGGAATTAGCATGCTAGAGATCCATCGCTGTGGACGCAGTGTGAAACAAATCGGACGTACTAGTTACCGCGCCGGCAGAACCATGGATACAAGTCGTGAAGGCGAAGCTGTCTACCATGTCAACTTCCCAAGGGCAATAACTTTCTTGATTACGCCCACGTAAAAGACGTAATGATGGAGGAATTacgcggaacttgggcagaacgtAGTTGATGGCGACCGTCGTAGAAGTTATGCCCTTCCTTGACATCGGCTTGCACCAACCGAACTACGCGCGTCAGCGCCGGTGACCTTGTATGCACGCCCGGGCTCCCTGTATATAAACCACGGGTGCACGCCAGTCGATCACAACCCAAAAGAGGTCGAGATTCCATCGAGAGCAGTGGCCATGAAAATGGATCTGAAGATGATCATCGTGTGCTCGGTCGTCGGCTCTCTCGGGGTGCTGAGTGCCATCCTGGGCTTCTCAGCCGAGGGCACCAAGCTCACTGTAAGCTACCACACTCAGTACTTTCATCTCTCCTTGCGTACTGTTGTGCATGTGTGTCTGTGAACTGTGGTACGTGCGCGCGCATTTGTACATGTACACGTCTTATACTCTGTTGATGCATATCTTGCAGGTTTCGGACTTGTACGTGGGTGGAGGGCTGTGCCTGTATCCGCAGAACCCGGCGCTCGGGCTCGGGGTGTGCGCGGTCATCTTCCTGGTCGTGGCCCAGATCGTCTTCGCGGTCGTCGGCGGCTGCTGCGGCTGCTGCAGGTCCCGCGCCATCCCCTCCGAGACCAACCGGATCATCGGCGTCGTCTGCGCCGTCTTCTCATGGTGAGTGATATGTCGATCCTCCATGGATAAATCAGGAAGCGCTCGCTAGGCGGATCACTGTTTACGGACTGaaacgtgcatgcatgcatgcaggatcATGGCGATAATCGCGTTCGCGCTGCTGGTGACTGGCGCGGCGTGGAACACCACCGGGGCGCGGGACCCGTCACCGTTCGGACTGTGCTACGTCCTTAAGGACGGCATCTTCGCCGGCGGCGCCGTGCTCACGCTGGTCGCCACGGCCCTCGGGCTCACCTCCTACGTCATGCTCCGCGGGCAGCCGGCCActgccacctccgccgccgccgcgcccaaggAAGGCGAGCAGATGCCTGCGGGCGCCGCCGGGACGACGATGGGGCAGCCGCAGTTCCCGCAGCAGCCTCCCCAGGGGCAGGGGACACCCAACTACCCGCAGTACTCTCCACCGCCCCAGGGGCAGGGGTACGGCCAACCGCCGAACCCTCACCACGCCCCTCCTCCGGCACAAGGACAAGGCTATGGAGCGCACGCACccaaccagcagcagcagcagcagctacccCCGCCTCCTGCACGACGCTACGGGCAGTACCCTCCCCCCAAAGGAGACGAACAGGTGTAACGCGCGCCGTTTGATCAAACGATGCATCGATCGTGCTATACTCCGTGATTTCTATCGTTTTTGTGAATGTAACGTGTGTTTCGCTCGACCTCACCGGAGGACCTGTATTCTTGTTTTACTTTTAGAGGATCAGTAATGCTTGTTTGCTGCTTTACGTTTGCAGTTGAGATCTCTCCTATAATCTTCAGAGAGTCAGCAACGCTAGAAGTAATGCTTGCTTTGCCATCGTGTTTTCAGTTTAGATGTCAAGTTATGTTGAAAAAGACGGTTTCACGACCGGGGTCAGCAACGCTAAAACTAAAGGCGGCTGCTACAAATCTACCGAATGATTTCTCTAAAAAATCATCCACCTAGCCTGCCGTCAGATTCCAAACTCGTAACCGTCCGATCTCCCCTACATCATCTCGTCCTTCCTCACGTCCGTGCACCCCATCGTAGCACAGCAGCGCCATGACCACCAATTGCAGCCACAAAATAGCAGCGCCCCGGCCCTCTTCCCTTCCCGCACCGCATCTGCGGGGACGACGGTGACTGCAGTACCAACACTCTTCCCGGCGACTCTCCTGGTGAGCTGGATCGCAGCACTTTGCTGATGCTGCCACCGATGCTCCGCCAGCGACCAGTTCGCAGCAGGCTACTAGCAGCATGTGCGCTCTCTCCGGCAAGCTACCATGCAGCACTCCATGGCAGCGCTGACGGCCCCCAACGAAGCTCCATGGCCGCACGACGCAGCGCGGCAAAGCTTCATCGCAACACTGACAAACTCCCCGACGCTTTATTGTAGCGCTATGGCAGCACGGCAAGGCGCGACCAAAGCTTCATCGCAGCACGGACGAGCCCCGGAGATGCTTCATTGTAGCTCCATGGCGGCACCGCATGGCGTGGCAAAGCTCCATTGCAGCACCAACGGCCTCCATTGATGCTCCATGGCGGCACCGCGAGGCAAGGCAAAGCTCCATCGCAGCAACAACGCCCCCCCGACGAAGCTCCATTGCACCTCCACTGTCGTTGCATTATAGCATCCACCGCCGACGAAGAACTTCCGTTGCAACGCCGACCGCTGATTTGCAGCAGCACGAGCGTACGTTGAGATGCTGCGCCAGTGTGTTTGAGGCTGCAGAGGAAGGAAGCGAGAGGAAGTGAGAGAAGACACTTGCAGCAGTAGCGGTGCGATATGGTGGTattctagcagcagcagcagcagcatgcggTAAGCGGCGGCTCTAGTGGTTGCCAGCCAGCCTGCAAGAGAGATGGGTTAGAGAAAAGGGATTGGATAGGAGAGAAGAAGAGGTAGGAAAATCCTATGGGACGGGGCCTCATAGTGTCCCTCCTGGGCCCCTCCTCAGATTTTGACACGTCATCAATGGCACACATCTTAAAGCGAGCCTAATTCCCTAATTAATTGATACGTACATCAACTAGATATTGCGCAGTATTCGTACGATACAGTATCAATCGGATCGATATTTTCCATCTAACGAAAGAGAACGAACACGGCGATCTTCTCGCTGGCTCGCCGCTGCATCAGACCTTGGCGCCATCGCGCCTTATCCCATGGCGACCCCTCCATGCGCCGGTGACGACGACCCTCACGGAAACGGCGGCGCCGTCGTGAGCTCTCCCTGCGCCGGTGACGCGGACGTGCTCGTCGTCCCTCGCGGAACCAATAGCAACAGCCACATAATGATGTCCACCGTCTCCACCACAAGTCTGCCAACACGGCAACGCCGGCGTGGGCGGCAAGCCAGCCATCTCCCCATGGCGACCTTGCAGATTTC is from Triticum aestivum cultivar Chinese Spring chromosome 1B, IWGSC CS RefSeq v2.1, whole genome shotgun sequence and encodes:
- the LOC123079155 gene encoding uncharacterized protein, with amino-acid sequence LAPTELRASAPVTLYARPGSLYINHGCTPVDHNPKEVEIPSRAVAMKMDLKMIIVCSVVGSLGVLSAILGFSAEGTKLTVSDLYVGGGLCLYPQNPALGLGVCAVIFLVVAQIVFAVVGGCCGCCRSRAIPSETNRIIGVVCAVFSWIMAIIAFALLVTGAAWNTTGARDPSPFGLCYVLKDGIFAGGAVLTLVATALGLTSYVMLRGQPATATSAAAAPKEGEQMPAGAAGTTMGQPQFPQQPPQGQGTPNYPQYSPPPQGQGYGQPPNPHHAPPPAQGQGYGAHAPNQQQQQQLPPPPARRYGQYPPPKGDEQV